In Candidatus Electrothrix scaldis, the genomic window GCGTGTGCTGTTGAAGTCCTTGGAACCCTTCATGCCGAGGGAGATGAATACGTAAGACGTAGGAGGATCCTCCTGTGGTATCTTGTACACGATACGTTAAATTTTCATGATGCCGAAGGAATTGCAGGGTATACGCAGAAATCGGGTACTGCCGAAGTGCAGACTGAGCAAGTTCTTGATATCTCTGTGTTGTCATAGCATTGTTCATGGTCTCATTGGAGTAATCTGTGTCATAACTGCTCGCTGCCTAACGCTGTTATAACCGGCTGCTACACGGATGGTGATTTGTCAAAGGTCTTTGCCACGAAGCTTTGGGAAAAGAGCTATCGAGCGCGATATGCAGTCCGGTTGATGAACTTGTTAAATGCCGAAATCAGCTGATATCCTTAAGTTTAATGATAAGCCCGTCTTGAAATGTAAATTCAGATTTTCCTTTCATGTTCAACGTTTCACCCTGTTTTGGTCCATCAGGGATATCAATTGCAAATTCTCCAGAATAGTCAATCTCGATAAAGCCAGAATCATCACTGAACTGATAGTCGGTAACTGTTTGACAGCGGGACTTGAATATTTGCTTTGCTTGTTCCGCTGCTGCTCGAAATTCAGAGATCCCTTCCGTTTTCATGTTCACCACTCCATTTGAAATATTTTGGAAAGAGATATTTTCATGCATTTGTAATATCATCCCGTCTACATCAAATGAATTGTATGATTTAATGTAGTCATCAATCACTTTTTTCATTTTATCTTGTTGCATGTTTTCTCCGAGAATTTGTGCATTTAACAGTGTTAATAAGTGGAAACTTTCCATGCTATTGACAGTAATAGATTCCGTGAATTTCCTCTTATCACGCTATACAGCAGCTAACATGGAACCCGGAACGAGTAACCGAAATTTTAAGAGCATCGTTTCTCCCGTATCAGAAGATTCTACTCAGCAACACCCGGTTGCTGATAACTAAAAGCTCTTTGACAGGAGGAAATAATCTCCTTTTGATAGCTACCAACCTTCTCTTGTTAACTAACACTCCTTCGTTGGTTACAAACAACCCTTTGTTTGCTATCAAAAATCTTCTGTTCCTTTGTTGTAATTGACTGATTTCATGTCTACTCAGCTCGTTCGCTTCCGTTACTTAAGCCGATACACAAACCCACCACCATAGGTTTGCCCGAACAAACGCCCATTCTCTGCAAACACCCAGTTAAAGGCTGTGGGAACGAAATCGCGTGCCACCACGCGCCCTGTCTTCACATCTATGGCGTAAAGATAGTCGTTTTCACATGACCCACCATCCGACGAATAAATGGTGTCGCCAACAACAGCGAATTTGGCAGAGGCTGTGTTGTATGGCGTAACCCACTTTACTGTATAGTCTTTCAAACTGAACCGAATCAAGAAGCCGAGCTTGCGTTTGCCGTCGCCGCAACGAGCCAATGCATCCACGGCAAGAATCAATGCGTCCTGCAAACGGGCTGATCCTACGATGCCGACATCAGCTATATATCCGCCTGTATTTCCGGTACTCAAGCCGTTACGACTGGATAGCTCAATTCGGAATATATTGTGGACTCTCAGGTCCTCGTCAATGATAGCCGCGATGATTTTTGTTTCAGCACCTTGGGGAAAGCGAGGCGCAGCGTGAATAATACCTAAATCCTGCAATTGATCTTTTTGGCTCAAATGACTAACCATTTGGTGTTGTAGAAAACCAAAAATTCTGAAAATAGTTATCAGTTGATAGTAAAAAACACCGAAAAGTGCTGTTTCCAGATAAGCAGATGCCTCTTTAAGGCTGATCAAGTAGAATATTTTGCCCCACAAGACGCACTAATCCTGTTGATGGAAAAAAATATTTCAAAAAAAGAGGTAGTAGTGCTGGTCAGTACAGCCCCACCGCCACCCAGTCATCCCACTGAGTGGAATACAGCATTCGTTCGGGAACAAATAGCTTTTGCTGCCGTCCACCAGTAGTATACTTCCCAGCCACCCGAACGAGAAATGTACGAATTGTACCTGGCTCCCAGCGACGTAATACAGCATTACCGCTCAATAAAGCCATCCATCGTATCGTGTTGTATGCCAGAATAGCAGTTTGAAACAACACACTATTTGCCCAGAAATCTTCTGTCTTGATATGTACCAACGCAGTCTGGTTTTTTGCTTCCTCAATCCAGGTTTCACAAGTTGCTCGTTGGCCGTATCGTTTGTGGACCTGCCATGGATCAGCAATCTCACTGACCACATAACAGAAGTAATCGAACTCCTTCATCTCAAACAGGGTCGCTGGTTTTGCCGGGTCAGCCGGTTTCTCTCTGCGGACCGCAACAAAGAGTCGGGTCGAAGACCAGGTCGTACATTTATGAAAAAAGATACATTGTTCCCAACCGGCCTGCCCGGGGACCGGCTCCCAGGATTGTTTGGACAGAAGGGTGACCAGCCCCTTGAGCTTAACCTTGATCAGGTAACTATGACCATACTGATCCAAAAGATCAAGCAGGGCACCAACAAAAAAACCGCTGTCGCCCCTGAACAAAATCCGGGTTCCATTGGGAAGGTGTGCCAGAAGTTGCTTGGTAAACTCGACAATACCATTACTTGTATAGGCATTGCCGCATCGAAGCCACCCTTGCAATATCTCTTTGCTTTCAGCGCAAAATGCAAGCAGAGGATGATACGATTTTGCACCGCGTTTATGTGGATTAAACCCTTTGGCCGCTCCTTGCTGAGAACCGTATACCGTCTTTTCTGTGGAATCCACATCAACAACCAGACAGTGGGCTGCACCGACTTTACTTTTCCCGGATCGCAATCCCTTACGCCACATGCGAGCACGCAACCGATGATTAAGAACTTCCAGGTTATTGATATGACGATAGCTGAATGTTCGAAAAAGGCGGCCAAAGGTTGTTTCGTCCGGGATTAACCGCCATCCTGCTATCCGGCAAAGTACGCTATCTGCCCAGACTGTTGCAATATTGCTGATAGAACGAGCTCCGCCGATAATAGCTATCAAAGGGAGAAATATTATATCAACTGCATCATAAGTGGCGGTGGCTCCGCGTTGATGTTCTAAAGTTTCCTGGATAAGCTGGCCAACATTATGTTTTTGCAGGAACTTTACGGCAGGAATCAAGCCTGCCTGTGCTGTAACCCCTTTTGCTCCTTTATTAATTTGTATTTTTTTGGGCGAGACTCGGGCAGATCGTTTATTCTGTTTAGACTTCATAAAAATAGTGACCCTCTTCTGTAGTAATTTTACCTTTAACATATTGAGGATTATACTATTTTTACGATACCCTTTCAACTAATTGCAGGATTTAGGTAATATATAATCCATCACCCAGGCTTTCTAAATATAAAAAAGGATTGGAAATGTCAGTTGCAAGAAAAGACGAAGCGTGTTCGGCAATCGCTTCCTTGAGACGCTGACGAAAAGACGGGTTACCAAGAGCGCATCTATCAAAATGATCCATCCGACATATATCCCATTTATCAGCGGAAAAGTCCGTCTCTGGATAGCTCTCAGCAAAATCTTCAATATCATGGAGATAGTTGTTTTCTACCGCTAAGCCGATATCACGTTGCGGGCCTGGATTTTTTAGCGGTTTAATGTCTTGAATGATAGGGATTTGCTGGATGAGTTGAGCGTCTTTAGGTTGGTCATTGCGCAGCGTTGAGGCAGCTTGGAGAAAGGTTGAAAAACTTGTGAGGTTGTATGCATGGCATTCGAGGTCAGTACTCAAAAGGCTCAGGAAGAAGAGGGACAAAGCTACTCGAACGGTATAAAACATTTTCATCCTCCAGGAAAAGCTGGTGATTTGGGTGCGCCCTGTAAACCTCTTTATCTATCGCATGTCCCAGGAAAATTCAAGCGCTGAATTCTCGCGATTTGTGGTATCTCTCGACAAAGAAACATTCCCCTCGATTCATGCAGAAATCCTTCGCAAAAAAACAAGATACAGTTTATGAACAGACAGTAACGGTGAACAAATATTCCTGCTGCCTGGTCCCTGGCGGACGAGCAAAACAGGTTCGAGCGACCAAAGATGGCCAATAGGCGGTCAATAATCTCATTCAATACCGAACAAAAACTATGGCACAAGAAGCGAATAAGATCATCTATTCGATGATTAAGGTCAGTAAAAAGTACAAAGATCAAGTTATTATAAAAGATATCTCCCTCTCCTATTTCTATGGCGCCAAGATAGGTGTTCTGGGGCTGAACGGCTCAGGAAAGAGTACCTTGCTCCGTATCCTGGCGGGCAAGGATAAGGAGTTCGAGGGCGAGAGCCTCCTTTCTGAAGGCTTTACCGTGGACCTGCTGGAGCAGGAACCGCAGCTCGACCCGGACAAGACCGTGCGTGATATTGTCGAGCAGGGGGTGCAGGGCGTTGTTGATTTGCTGGAAGAGTATAACCAGATCAATGCCCGATTTGCTGAACCTATGGACGACGATGCCATGCAGGCCCTGATTGATCGTCAGGGTGAGGTCCAGGATCAGCTGGATGCCGCTGATGCCTGGAATCTGGACAGTTGCCTGGACATGGCAATGGATGCCCTGCGTTGTCCGCCTGCTGACACCAAGATAGGAGTGCTGTCCGGTGGTGAGAAACGCCGGGTGGCCCTCTGTCGCATCCTTCTTAAAAAGCCAGATATCCTCTTGCTGGACGAGCCCACCAACCATCTGGATGCCGAGTCCGTGGCTTGGCTGGAGCACCATCTTCAGCGCTACGAGGGCACCGTCATCGCGGTCACCCATGATCGGTATTTCCTTGATAATGTAGCAGGTTGGATCCTTGAGCTTGATCGGGGACGCGGTATCCCCTGGAAGGGCAATTACTCCTCTTGGCTGGAGCAGAAGCAAAAGCGTCTGGCTCTGGAAGAGAAAAAGGAGACAGAGCGCCAGCGTACCCTGCAACGGGAGCTGGAATGGATTCGTATGAGTCCTAAAGGCCGTCATGCCAAGGCCAAGGCCCGTATTAACCAATACGAGCAGCTCCTTAATCAGGATACCAGCGAGCGGATGAAAAAGCTGGAGATCTATATCCCACCCGGTCCCCGCTTAGGTAAGGTGGTCATTGAGGGGGAAGGGATCAGCAAGAGCTACGGCGATCGGATCCTGGTGGAGGACCTTTCCTTTTCTCTGCCACCGGGCGGGATCGTTGGTATTGTCGGCCCCAACGGTGCGGGTAAGACCACCCTCTTTCGCATGATTACGGGCCAGGAAGAGCCAGATGAGGGAAGCATCCGCACAGGTGAGACCGTGAAGCTTTGCTATGTGGATCAGGGCCGCGATACCCTGGATCCTAACAAGACCATCTATGAGACCATATCCGAGGGACAGGATACCATTTGGCTCGGTACCCAGGAAGTGAATGCCCGTGCCTATGTGGCAAAGTTCAACTTCAGTGGCTCTGCCCAGCAGAATAAGGTCTCAGAGATCTCCGGCGGCCAGCGTAACCGGGTTCATCTGGCCATGATGCTCAAAGAGGGCGGGAATGTTCTGTTGCTGGATGAGCCGACCAATGACCTGGATGTCAACACCCTGCGTGCTCTGGAAGAGGCTCTGGAGGGCTACGGTGGTTGCGCGGTCATCATCAGCCATGACCGTTGGTTTCTTGATCGCCTTGCCACCCATATTATGGCCTTTGAGGGCAATTCCAAGGTGGTCTGGTTTGAGGGCAATTACTCGGAATATGAGCAGGATTATAAAAAGCGGATGGGCGCGGAAGCGGATCAGCCCCATCGTATCCGCTATCGGAGCTTAACCAGGACTTAAGTTTTTCTCCGGGGAAATAAATCTCGGAAAAGCTGAAAGGAGTACTGCCGCTATTCTGCGGTCGTGCTCCTTAAGGGGAGAGGGCTGGGGGATTATCTACTTGAATCCAGAAGCTGACGATTGGCTGTTACCAGGCGTTCGGCAATAACCCGCAGCATGAGATTTTTGATAGACTCAGCCAAGAGGGGCTCCTCTCGCTGAATGGCCTGCATGGCGTTCTTGGTGAGACGGTAGACAACCGTCTCTGTATCCGCAACGATGGTTGAAGTGCGGGGAATATTAAGGCAATATCCTACTTCTCCGACCATCGTGCCGATACAGATAGTCTGTAAACGAACCGGATGTTGATTACCTGTCTGAAGGTAGATGGAGATCTGTCCTGATTCAACAAAGTATATGGAATCTGACGCCTCTCCCTGCCGCATCAGGATCTCTTTTGCTCCCAAGGTGGATTTTTGTAGATACGCTTTCAGGAGACGTATCTGGTCACGTTTAAAGCCTTGGGCAAGAAGCTGTAAGGGCAGGGCCAATGAGTCTTTTACCCTTTTTCCACTGTCCGGTTCAAGCAGGGAGTCTTCACACCAGGACAGGGCCCTGTCCAGGTCCGAGGAAAATCGGAGATATTTTTCATTGGGTCGAATGCCGTTATGGAGCATCTGCTGTTTCAGTTGCGGAGACTGCGAACTCAGTATAACGGTAAAGTTGAGGGAGTCTGCAAGGTAAAGGATCCGGGTAAAGCAAAAGGCTGCTGAGGAGTCAACACCTGTTACCCTCCGAAAGTCGATAATCAGGTATTGCAAAGGAAGCGTTGCCCTGAGACGGGATTGCAGCTCATTCAGAATAGCATTGGCTGTACCAAAAAAGATGAACCCATGCAGTTCGAGTACATGAGTATGCCATCCCAGGCGAACGAGTTGTTTCCGTTCTCGGGAAGAGCGTAAAACATTACTGGTAAGCTCTGCACCGGAGAGTTTACGGTAGAAAATATCTGTCCGGCTATAGCTAATAACAAAGGTAAACATCATAACGACAAAACCCAGCACGATGCCGGTCATAAAGTTTGTCGCCATAATGGTCAGAGCAATAATTGAGATCATTCCATAGTCGGCTGCTGGAAGAGAACCCCATTTTTTTATCAACCAATTATAGAGAAAGGTAATACCCTGGAAGACAAGCAGGCCGCCAAGGATAGATTTGGGAACAAAAAAGAGCAGGGGACGTCCAAAGAAGAGGATCAGGAGGGGCATTATTCCGGCAATAACGCCTAAAGCATGGGTACGGGTATCGGTCATGTTCCGCCCCAATGAGGTCGTCCCTAAGGAGTGAAAGCCTATCATGCCACCTGCCAGCGCGGACAGTATATTAGTTTTGCCTGCTGCCTGAAGCTCGTGGTTCAGGTCCATATCTTTTCGGTCACCCATCTCTATACCGCTGAGATTCAGTAAGAGACTGATAGGCGTGATGATGAGGACCGCGCCCATATTGGCAATTTGGCTTTGAATGATATCCCAGCGTGCCGTGAAGAAATTTGTT contains:
- a CDS encoding nuclear transport factor 2 family protein encodes the protein MQQDKMKKVIDDYIKSYNSFDVDGMILQMHENISFQNISNGVVNMKTEGISEFRAAAEQAKQIFKSRCQTVTDYQFSDDSGFIEIDYSGEFAIDIPDGPKQGETLNMKGKSEFTFQDGLIIKLKDIS
- a CDS encoding IS1380 family transposase yields the protein MKSKQNKRSARVSPKKIQINKGAKGVTAQAGLIPAVKFLQKHNVGQLIQETLEHQRGATATYDAVDIIFLPLIAIIGGARSISNIATVWADSVLCRIAGWRLIPDETTFGRLFRTFSYRHINNLEVLNHRLRARMWRKGLRSGKSKVGAAHCLVVDVDSTEKTVYGSQQGAAKGFNPHKRGAKSYHPLLAFCAESKEILQGWLRCGNAYTSNGIVEFTKQLLAHLPNGTRILFRGDSGFFVGALLDLLDQYGHSYLIKVKLKGLVTLLSKQSWEPVPGQAGWEQCIFFHKCTTWSSTRLFVAVRREKPADPAKPATLFEMKEFDYFCYVVSEIADPWQVHKRYGQRATCETWIEEAKNQTALVHIKTEDFWANSVLFQTAILAYNTIRWMALLSGNAVLRRWEPGTIRTFLVRVAGKYTTGGRQQKLFVPERMLYSTQWDDWVAVGLY
- the ettA gene encoding energy-dependent translational throttle protein EttA; translation: MAQEANKIIYSMIKVSKKYKDQVIIKDISLSYFYGAKIGVLGLNGSGKSTLLRILAGKDKEFEGESLLSEGFTVDLLEQEPQLDPDKTVRDIVEQGVQGVVDLLEEYNQINARFAEPMDDDAMQALIDRQGEVQDQLDAADAWNLDSCLDMAMDALRCPPADTKIGVLSGGEKRRVALCRILLKKPDILLLDEPTNHLDAESVAWLEHHLQRYEGTVIAVTHDRYFLDNVAGWILELDRGRGIPWKGNYSSWLEQKQKRLALEEKKETERQRTLQRELEWIRMSPKGRHAKAKARINQYEQLLNQDTSERMKKLEIYIPPGPRLGKVVIEGEGISKSYGDRILVEDLSFSLPPGGIVGIVGPNGAGKTTLFRMITGQEEPDEGSIRTGETVKLCYVDQGRDTLDPNKTIYETISEGQDTIWLGTQEVNARAYVAKFNFSGSAQQNKVSEISGGQRNRVHLAMMLKEGGNVLLLDEPTNDLDVNTLRALEEALEGYGGCAVIISHDRWFLDRLATHIMAFEGNSKVVWFEGNYSEYEQDYKKRMGAEADQPHRIRYRSLTRT
- a CDS encoding SulP family inorganic anion transporter, encoding MSTVPPEEEIYSEQVDTRTQSPEWLSTITAGILLGTFLTIFSVSLTGLIFVGPLAKELPRGITMALVTVSITALSMTLFSKNRGIIAGLQDSPLVVMATSISVITTTLTTAEMAMPTILVLITLTTLLNGLILILMGKFKLGILVRYLPYPVIGGFMAGTGIMLLLGGIGTMIDYSLSAKNLVRLFTGQQVELWLPGVLFGILLFIGTRRIGHSLALPGLLLAEGLLFYLLLILSDSTVQHAADAGLLLGDMNLGGELPFINPTNFFTARWDIIQSQIANMGAVLIITPISLLLNLSGIEMGDRKDMDLNHELQAAGKTNILSALAGGMIGFHSLGTTSLGRNMTDTRTHALGVIAGIMPLLILFFGRPLLFFVPKSILGGLLVFQGITFLYNWLIKKWGSLPAADYGMISIIALTIMATNFMTGIVLGFVVMMFTFVISYSRTDIFYRKLSGAELTSNVLRSSRERKQLVRLGWHTHVLELHGFIFFGTANAILNELQSRLRATLPLQYLIIDFRRVTGVDSSAAFCFTRILYLADSLNFTVILSSQSPQLKQQMLHNGIRPNEKYLRFSSDLDRALSWCEDSLLEPDSGKRVKDSLALPLQLLAQGFKRDQIRLLKAYLQKSTLGAKEILMRQGEASDSIYFVESGQISIYLQTGNQHPVRLQTICIGTMVGEVGYCLNIPRTSTIVADTETVVYRLTKNAMQAIQREEPLLAESIKNLMLRVIAERLVTANRQLLDSSR